The following is a genomic window from Candidatus Binatia bacterium.
GATGAAGTCGCCCCACACTTCGGGAACCGGCTCGCCGTAAACGACGTCGCTGAGCTGCGTGATGACGTGCGGCCCGAGATCGTTGAGCGAGCTGTAGAACTGCGTGTGCATCGCCGTCACGTTGTAGAGAACCTGAACGTCGTCGCGCCCCGCGTCCTTGCGATGCGGGATCCCGAAGTGCAAGTTGATCACGTTCTCCCAGTCCGAGATGTTCGAATAACTCGCATACGCGGGCGAGATCGTCTGATAGCAGCCCGGGTCGTTCGAGAGCCCGTGCGGCCCCCTCTTGTTGACCGGGAGCGGTTCGTAGCCGGGCTGGCCCGGGCTCAACTGAAACGGATCGTAGACCGGCGACGAGTTCGGCCCGTCGTAGAATCCCGTGCCGGACGGCGCGGTGTTGACGCACGTCGGATAGACGCCGCCGAAGTAGAGGTAGGTCGTGTTGTACGCGATCGCCGGATATCCCCAGACGTCGCCGAGGTTCGAGCCGTTGAACTGATCGAGGTAGCGATAGCCTTGGTTGTAGCCGCCGATCCCGACGTAGTAGGAGAAGAGGCGGTCGGGCGTCGCGCCGCCGACCTCGAACTGTACGTTATGGTAGTACGTCGGCGAGCCGATGCCGGCGTCGACGTTGGCGTAGCCGGGGTAGGTTCCGGTCTTCGTCACCTGATTGATGAAGCCGGCGAGTCCGCTTGCCGCCTCTCCCGCGGTTCCGCCGCCGGCGTAGACCTGCAGCTCTTGCTGGCCGAGCGTTCCGGCCGTTCCACCGGGGTAATTGTCGAACGAACGGTTGACCGGAACGCCGTCGAACTCGTAGCCGATCTGGTCGTAGCTGCCGCCGCGGATGTAGACGACTTGCGCCCAGCCCTGCTGATTCGGCGGCACGAACGCGCCGGGAACGGCGGAGATCGCCGAGTACGCGTTGTTGAGGTTGCCGCCGCCGCCCAATCCGGCCGCGGCCTGCGTGACCGCCGAGTTGACCGAGTAGACGTCGCTCGTCGTGCCCGACTTCACGAGGTCGAGCGAGGAGCGCGCCGTTACGTGCGCGATCGTGCGCAACGACGGCGCCAGCGCGATGCGCAGCGTCTGCAGCTGGTCGGCGAAGACCGAGACGCCGGTCGTCGTCGAGGTCTCAAAGCCGTCCTTCGAAACGGTGATCGTGTACGTGTCGGGCGCGAGCGTCAGCAGGGCGAAGCGCCCCGAGGCGTCGGTCGTGACGACCGCAGTCTGCGACGGGCTCGTCGCGGAGATCCGCGCTCCGGCGACGGGCGCCTTCGTCGTGCTCGTGACCGAGCCGGTAATCGAGCCGGTCGTTCCGCCGCGCGCGCCCGTTCCGAGCGACGCAAAACCTCCCGCGATCGATAGGAGCAAGAGCGACCGTATGACAGAGCGCGGCATCCACGGTCGTTATCGCTGCCGAAGGTCTTGTCCTCGTCCCAAAGAATTCTCGCCTCATGACGATGATGGCCGGTCCTCGCGCCGTTCGAGCCCCGCGCGGCCGAGAACTTTCGTGCCTTGGTTGGCCGCAAGAAGCGGCGCTGCGCATGTTGATGAACAACCTCGATCCCGACGTCGCCGAGCGTCCCGAAGATCTCGTCGTCTACGGGGGAAACGGCCGGGCCGCGCGTTCGTGGGAGGCCTTCGATGCGATCGTGCGCACGTTGCGGCGGCTCGGAGGCGACGAGACGCTCATCGTGCAGAGCGGCAAGCCCGTCGCGGTCTGGAAGACGCACGCGCGGGCGCCGCGCGTCTTGATCGCCAACGCCAACCTCGTGCCGAAGTGGGCCGATTGGGAAGTCTTCCGCGAGTTGGAACGGCAGGGGCTGACGATGTACGGCCAGATGACGGCCGGCTCGTGGATCTACATCGGCACGCAGGGCATCGTCCAGGGAACCTACGAGACCTTTGCCGAGCTGGCGCGCCGGCACTTCGGCGGATCGCTCGAGCGCCGCGTGACGCTCACGGCGGGGGTCGGCGGCATGGGCGGCGCGCAGCCGCTCGCGGTGACGATGAACGGCGGCGTCTGTTTGATCGTGGACGTGGACCGCACGCGCCTGGACCGCCGCCGCGAGCTGCGGTATCTCGATCGCGTCGCCGACTCGCGCGAGGCGGCGCTGCGTGAGGTCGAGCGTGCCCGCGACGCCGGCGAGGCGCTCTCCATCGGTTATGAAGGCAACGCCGCGGTCGAGTTTCCGGAGCTTTACGAGCTCGGCTTCCGCCCCGACGCCGTGACCGACCAAACCTCGGCGCACGATCTGTTGGGCGGCTACGTTCCCGCGGGAGTCTCGTTGGTGCAAGCCGCCGATTTGCGGACGCGCGATCCGCGCGAGTACGAGCGCCGCGCGCTCGAGAGTTGCGGAGCGCACGTCGCAGCGATGGTTCGCTACCTCGACGCGGGCGCGGTCGTCTTCGATTACGGCAACAACATTCGTTTGCAGGCGGAGCGCGCCGGCTTCGCGCGAGCCTTTGCATTTCCCGGATTCGTGCCGGCGTTCATTCGCCCGCTCTTCTGCCGCGGCTCGGGTCCGTTTCGCTTTGCGGCGCTCTCGGGCGATCCGGACGATATCGCGCGCTGCGACGAGAAGCTGCTCGAGCTCTTCCCCGAGGACG
Proteins encoded in this region:
- the hutU gene encoding urocanate hydratase yields the protein MMAGPRAVRAPRGRELSCLGWPQEAALRMLMNNLDPDVAERPEDLVVYGGNGRAARSWEAFDAIVRTLRRLGGDETLIVQSGKPVAVWKTHARAPRVLIANANLVPKWADWEVFRELERQGLTMYGQMTAGSWIYIGTQGIVQGTYETFAELARRHFGGSLERRVTLTAGVGGMGGAQPLAVTMNGGVCLIVDVDRTRLDRRRELRYLDRVADSREAALREVERARDAGEALSIGYEGNAAVEFPELYELGFRPDAVTDQTSAHDLLGGYVPAGVSLVQAADLRTRDPREYERRALESCGAHVAAMVRYLDAGAVVFDYGNNIRLQAERAGFARAFAFPGFVPAFIRPLFCRGSGPFRFAALSGDPDDIARCDEKLLELFPEDASLARWIRLARERIEFQGLPARICWLGYGDRAKAGLAFNELVRSGAVSAPIVIGRDHLDTGSVASPYRETEAMRDGSDAIADWPILNALLNTAAGADWVSFHHGGGVGIGYSLHAGMVVVADGSDGARERLACVLTTDSGMGVVRHADAGYEIAIETADAKGIDWRL